The nucleotide sequence ATCGTCTTCGCCCTGTCAACAGTTGCTTACTGGGCGATCGGTTTTGGGATTATGTTTGGGGACGGTACAGCCTATTTTGGTTCCAATGGGTTCTTTTTAGTCGGGGCTGACAATAGTCCAGCTACTGGAACCAGCTACCAGGGTATATTTGGCTCCCTCAGTTGGGCAGGCATTCCCCTCACAGTCAAATTCTTTTTCCAACTGGCATTTGCCGGCACGGCTGCCACCATTGTCTCTGGTGCGGTTGCGGAACGAATTCGATTTCTTGCTTTTTTTGTCTTCAGCCTGTTGCTGGTTGGGGTGTCTTACCCTATAACCGGGCACTGGGTTTGGGGGAATGGCTGGCTATCCAAACTGGGCTTTTATGATTTTGCTGGCTCTACTGTTGTCCATTCGGTTGGGGGTTGGGCAGGCCTGATGGGTGCCATGCTACTGGGTCCACGGCTGGGGCGCTATCGGGGAAATGTGGGAGTAGCCATGCCTGCCCACAATCTCAGTATTTCTACACTGGGCTGTCTCATCCTCTGGCTGGGCTGGTTTGGATTTAATCCAGGTTCTACACTGAGCGCAAACCCGCTGCAAATTGGGCACATCGTGCTTACAACCAACCTATCAGCCGCATTGGGTGGAATTGGAGCCATGATCGCTTCCTGGCTTTATTTAGGCAAGCCCGATCTATCTATGATTATCAATGGCATTCTGGCAGGACTGGTTGGTATTACCGCCGCCTGTGCCTATGTCACAACCGGGAGTGCTACCATCATTGGGCTAATCGCTGGGGTCATTGTCGTGTTCTCTGTGACCGTGCTGGATCGATTACAGGTGGATGATCCGGTGGGGGCAATTTCAGTTCACCTGGTTTGTGGCATCTGGGGGACCCTGGCGGTTGGGCTATTCAGTGTGGGACCCGATATCTACGCCTGGTATGGTAAGGGGGAGGGACCTGGTATTGGTTTGCTACTCAGTGGGGACTTGCAGCAACTCTTTGCTCAATTGATTGGCATTATTGCGATCGGAGGCTTCACAGCCCTGTTTGCTTTGATGGTCTGGATTGGATTGAAGTATACGATTGGGATCCGAGTGTCTCCCAACCAGGAACTCAGGGGACTGGATCTGAGTGAACATGGGATGGAGGCGTACAGCGGTTTTGTTGAGTCAGAAAATTAACTGGGGATTGCTGAATATTGGAGATGCGAGCGATCGCGCCTGGCTTTACAGCGGTTATCAATTGATTTCGCCACACCTGTTACCCAGCACCCCAATCCCAAATTGGGGTTAACCCATTGGAGGATTGCTTAAGGATCCCGGATTAAATGAACCGGGATGCTTAGCGTTCTACTACAGAGACACAGAAAACAAAACAGAGAAATGGCTCCGTGTTCTCTGTGCCCTCTGTGGTGAATTTCAGGCTATAGAATCCTCGTGCCTGAGTCAGCATCATCCGGTTTTTGAAGTGGGGCGCGATCGCGTCATTCCGAGACTCAGCAGAATTACGGGCAATAAGCCTACCAGGACGATCGCCAGGGCCGCTCCCGATGCCTCTGCCAG is from Leptothermofonsia sichuanensis E412 and encodes:
- a CDS encoding ammonium transporter, whose product is MPKHLKSKSKRAPGFQPWLRGGIGWAIAPIFLLGFSWSVAAVEPASTGIPVEVKVVLDTLWVLFAGVLVFFMNAGFCMLETGFCRRKNAVNLLTKNLIVFALSTVAYWAIGFGIMFGDGTAYFGSNGFFLVGADNSPATGTSYQGIFGSLSWAGIPLTVKFFFQLAFAGTAATIVSGAVAERIRFLAFFVFSLLLVGVSYPITGHWVWGNGWLSKLGFYDFAGSTVVHSVGGWAGLMGAMLLGPRLGRYRGNVGVAMPAHNLSISTLGCLILWLGWFGFNPGSTLSANPLQIGHIVLTTNLSAALGGIGAMIASWLYLGKPDLSMIINGILAGLVGITAACAYVTTGSATIIGLIAGVIVVFSVTVLDRLQVDDPVGAISVHLVCGIWGTLAVGLFSVGPDIYAWYGKGEGPGIGLLLSGDLQQLFAQLIGIIAIGGFTALFALMVWIGLKYTIGIRVSPNQELRGLDLSEHGMEAYSGFVESEN